From the genome of Halomonas sp. I5-271120, one region includes:
- the pilQ gene encoding type IV pilus secretin PilQ family protein yields the protein MQIMMRVLLAFMLAWGLPATALAASTLTGLEVRQGSAGELEVDMRFDGEVPQVRGYRLDSPPRLSIDLVETANGLAERRREIGLAGVDRLITLEAGSRTRLVFDLDAPLAYRTRQVGNRLELVIGGDVSRAAAAANEQASSASATDDVGGEPQISSFDFQRGVEGAGRLVVNFDRAGVASRVRESGNSIIAELPGVELPEAQDQVLDVTDFGTPMRRVVPSRVANGVRLSIDTQGSYAMFSTLQGHQLIVEARPVTREEQADREEARTSYQGERISLNFQDIEVRAVLAIISDVSGLNLVASDSVSGRVTLNLDDVPWDQALELVLKSHGLASRREGNVIVVAPASELANIERQEIEARKQMQVLAPLTTEYVEVKYAKAADLAKLLRGGEGFGLLTERGRVSVDARTNTLLIQDTAEQIREILRTVEKLDVAVRQVQIEARIVIARDGVTQELGVNWGMSSTDSINGVLGNGSRANLSGASTGVASNGGLAVDMGSTNTASTSFSFGYLSGDVLLDLELNALETENKSQTISQPRVITANQRTAIIKQGQEIPYQEATSSGATNTEFKEAVLSLEVTPQITPDNRVIMDLAINNDTVSDQSYDGAPAIDTNQIETQVLVDNGETVVLGGILTTEELRSLAKTPFLGDLPVLGQLFRYTQEQNEKVELLVFITPRILEDRLALR from the coding sequence ATGCAAATCATGATGCGCGTATTGCTGGCATTCATGCTGGCCTGGGGGCTTCCGGCCACGGCCCTGGCCGCGTCGACACTGACCGGGCTCGAGGTTCGCCAGGGCAGTGCCGGTGAGCTGGAAGTCGACATGCGCTTCGACGGCGAGGTGCCCCAGGTGCGCGGCTATCGGCTCGATTCGCCTCCCCGGTTGAGCATTGATCTGGTCGAGACCGCCAACGGCCTCGCCGAGCGCCGTCGTGAGATTGGCCTGGCCGGGGTCGATCGGCTGATCACGCTGGAGGCAGGTTCGCGTACGCGGCTGGTGTTCGATCTCGACGCGCCGCTGGCCTATCGCACCCGACAGGTCGGGAATCGTCTCGAGTTGGTGATCGGCGGTGATGTCTCGCGAGCGGCCGCCGCGGCGAATGAACAAGCCTCATCGGCCTCTGCGACTGACGACGTCGGTGGTGAGCCGCAAATCTCCAGCTTCGACTTCCAACGCGGCGTCGAAGGTGCCGGAAGGCTGGTGGTCAACTTCGACCGCGCCGGGGTTGCCTCTAGGGTTCGTGAGTCGGGTAATAGCATTATCGCCGAGCTTCCCGGTGTCGAGCTGCCTGAGGCTCAGGATCAGGTGCTCGACGTCACCGATTTCGGCACGCCGATGAGGCGTGTCGTGCCGAGCCGGGTCGCCAATGGCGTGCGCCTGTCGATCGACACGCAGGGCAGCTATGCGATGTTCTCGACCCTCCAGGGCCACCAGCTGATCGTCGAAGCGCGTCCCGTCACGCGAGAAGAACAGGCGGATCGCGAGGAGGCGCGTACCAGCTATCAGGGCGAGCGTATCAGCCTCAACTTCCAGGACATCGAAGTGCGCGCCGTGCTGGCCATCATCTCCGATGTCAGCGGTCTCAATCTGGTGGCAAGCGACAGCGTCAGTGGCCGAGTCACCCTCAATCTCGATGACGTGCCCTGGGACCAGGCTCTTGAGCTGGTGCTCAAGAGCCATGGTCTCGCCAGTCGTCGCGAAGGCAATGTGATCGTGGTGGCACCCGCCAGTGAGCTTGCCAACATCGAGCGCCAGGAGATCGAGGCCCGAAAGCAGATGCAGGTGCTCGCCCCGCTGACCACGGAATACGTGGAGGTTAAGTACGCCAAGGCCGCCGATCTGGCCAAGTTGCTACGTGGCGGCGAAGGCTTCGGCCTGCTCACCGAGCGTGGCCGCGTCAGCGTCGATGCGCGCACCAATACCCTGCTGATCCAAGACACCGCCGAACAGATCCGCGAGATCCTGCGCACCGTCGAGAAGCTGGACGTCGCCGTGCGCCAGGTCCAGATCGAAGCGCGAATCGTCATTGCGAGGGATGGCGTCACCCAGGAGTTGGGCGTCAACTGGGGAATGTCGTCGACCGATAGCATCAATGGCGTGTTGGGCAATGGCAGCAGAGCCAACCTGAGCGGGGCCTCTACCGGCGTCGCCAGCAACGGTGGCCTGGCGGTCGATATGGGCAGCACCAATACCGCCTCGACCAGCTTCTCCTTTGGCTACCTGTCCGGTGACGTGCTGCTCGATCTAGAGCTCAATGCGCTGGAAACCGAGAACAAGAGCCAGACCATCTCCCAGCCACGGGTGATCACCGCCAATCAGCGCACCGCGATCATCAAGCAGGGTCAGGAGATCCCCTACCAGGAGGCGACCTCCAGCGGGGCCACCAACACCGAGTTCAAGGAGGCAGTGCTGTCACTTGAGGTTACGCCGCAGATCACGCCGGATAATCGGGTGATCATGGATCTCGCCATCAACAACGATACCGTCTCCGATCAGAGCTATGACGGTGCGCCGGCTATCGACACCAACCAGATCGAGACTCAGG
- a CDS encoding pilus assembly protein PilP — MLKRSQRWQERSRASLVSRECFLQAFAPRAFALSLALGLSLTGCSEPDLAALDNKLGGLRDDPSGVELPPVPELPHYAAVDYDQSSRRSPFRARQAAPEAAPEGSSELAPDSDRPLDPLEAYPLDKLMLVGTLSVGNRPSALVRAPGGEVHRLTSGDHMGADYGRIVSITERSVQLVEVVNNGRGGWTERTRQLTLDDPTTK; from the coding sequence GTGCTGAAACGATCGCAGCGGTGGCAGGAGCGTTCGAGGGCAAGCCTGGTGTCGCGGGAGTGCTTTCTTCAGGCTTTCGCGCCCCGGGCTTTCGCGCTGTCGCTGGCTCTTGGCTTGTCGTTGACGGGCTGTAGCGAACCCGACCTCGCCGCGCTGGATAATAAACTGGGCGGCCTGCGAGACGACCCCAGTGGCGTCGAGCTGCCGCCGGTGCCCGAGCTGCCTCATTACGCCGCCGTAGACTACGATCAGTCGAGTCGTCGTAGCCCTTTTCGCGCCCGTCAAGCAGCGCCCGAGGCGGCACCCGAAGGTTCCAGCGAACTGGCTCCTGATTCGGATCGTCCATTGGATCCACTGGAGGCCTATCCGCTCGACAAGCTGATGCTGGTGGGTACCTTGAGTGTGGGTAATCGGCCCTCGGCGCTGGTGCGGGCCCCCGGTGGCGAAGTGCATCGACTGACCAGCGGCGATCACATGGGCGCCGATTATGGCCGCATCGTCAGTATCACCGAGCGCTCCGTGCAGCTTGTCGAGGTAGTCAACAATGGGCGCGGCGGCTGGACCGAGCGTACGCGTCAGTTAACGCTGGATGACCCTACAACGAAATAG
- a CDS encoding type 4a pilus biogenesis protein PilO, with product MNLSAEWRRLRELDWRELDIKEAGGWPWSLQLACCLLVLGLTCFAMDWYLAAPKVEALEQARREETQLLTAYGREAAQAARLPAMEEQVATLNARLDSLLEMLPSGAEIPALIDDISKTALDNQLSIEAIRLREPVPKEHYIERPFDIRVRGEYHRIGAFLAGVAALPRIVTLHDLSLSPVDDSEQLELSMLARTYSYAPSANASDKEAAP from the coding sequence ATGAACCTGTCGGCCGAATGGCGTCGCCTGCGTGAGCTGGATTGGCGCGAGCTGGATATAAAGGAAGCGGGTGGCTGGCCCTGGTCACTGCAGCTGGCCTGCTGCCTGCTGGTGCTGGGGCTGACCTGCTTTGCCATGGATTGGTACTTGGCGGCTCCCAAGGTGGAGGCTCTTGAGCAAGCGCGTCGTGAAGAGACGCAGCTGCTGACTGCCTATGGTCGAGAGGCCGCGCAGGCGGCGAGGCTACCGGCCATGGAAGAGCAGGTGGCCACCCTCAATGCCCGTCTCGATAGCCTGCTGGAAATGCTGCCCAGCGGTGCCGAGATTCCTGCGCTGATCGACGATATCAGCAAGACCGCCCTGGACAACCAGCTCTCCATCGAGGCGATTCGCCTGCGTGAGCCGGTGCCCAAGGAGCACTACATCGAGCGACCCTTCGACATTCGCGTGCGAGGGGAGTATCACCGCATCGGCGCTTTCCTGGCCGGGGTGGCGGCACTGCCGCGTATCGTCACGCTGCATGACTTAAGCCTGTCGCCGGTCGACGATAGCGAGCAACTGGAGCTATCGATGCTGGCCCGTACCTACAGCTATGCACCTAGCGCTAACGCGAGTGACAAGGAGGCGGCACCATGA
- a CDS encoding PilN domain-containing protein, translating to MGIEINLLPWRQAQRERRGKRFNLALGLMAALGLGGGYVMTFYYDHQLAVQQQRNEHIRSESVLLKQDIQDMHNDEESRDIIRDKIGVFSQLQQGRGQTVRVFNALSASLQEGVYYTTLSRAGQRLSLDGVAEDNYQVSDQLRALEAASVLGVPVLSQVEGDEQGSRRFSLSVDQRLPAAVEETP from the coding sequence ATGGGGATCGAAATCAACCTGCTGCCCTGGCGCCAGGCGCAGCGTGAACGCCGCGGCAAGCGTTTCAATCTGGCATTGGGGCTGATGGCGGCCCTTGGGCTGGGCGGCGGCTATGTGATGACGTTCTACTACGATCATCAGCTGGCCGTGCAGCAGCAGCGCAATGAGCATATCCGCTCCGAGTCTGTACTGCTCAAGCAGGATATTCAGGATATGCACAATGACGAGGAGAGCCGTGACATCATACGGGACAAGATCGGTGTCTTCAGCCAGCTCCAACAGGGACGCGGGCAGACCGTGCGTGTCTTCAATGCTCTCAGCGCCAGTCTCCAGGAAGGTGTCTACTACACAACACTATCCCGTGCCGGGCAGCGGCTTAGCCTAGATGGCGTGGCCGAGGATAACTACCAGGTTTCTGATCAGCTGCGCGCCCTGGAGGCCGCGTCGGTGCTGGGCGTGCCGGTGCTGTCGCAGGTCGAGGGCGATGAGCAGGGAAGCAGGCGCTTTTCGCTGAGCGTGGATCAGCGCTTGCCCGCGGCGGTCGAGGAGACGCCATGA
- the pilM gene encoding type IV pilus assembly protein PilM: MKRLKKSGKGLIGVDISSATVKLIELKHVRGQRRVESYAVRPLREGTVVERRIRDMGAVAEALQRAVVQAQPGTRDACVAVPASAAITKTLILPASLNDEEIEARIELESDKHIPFPFSEVSFDFQRLGINERYTDQQDVLLVACRNRDVNQLTEALLQAGLTPAAVDVETFAMERAFSELQQQMVASSDEECVALVDIGANMNAFHVLKGGRIVYSRDTVFGGRRLTDEIASRYELTLEEAGLAKKRGGLPEDYAGSVLMPFIETLVQQVGRSLQLYYTAGRKEKVHRLMLAGGSSVIPGLKERLVEETGMEVLNANPIRRMQVNPRINAQTLANDAPAMLTACGLAMRGR; this comes from the coding sequence TTGAAAAGGCTCAAAAAGTCCGGAAAAGGTTTGATCGGGGTGGATATTTCCTCGGCGACCGTAAAGCTGATTGAGCTCAAGCACGTCCGCGGTCAGCGCCGGGTGGAAAGTTATGCGGTGCGGCCGTTGCGTGAGGGCACCGTGGTCGAACGGCGCATTCGTGACATGGGTGCCGTCGCCGAAGCGCTGCAGCGCGCCGTCGTCCAGGCTCAGCCTGGCACGCGTGACGCCTGCGTCGCCGTGCCTGCCAGCGCCGCCATCACCAAGACACTGATCCTGCCTGCCTCCCTCAATGATGAGGAAATCGAGGCCCGCATCGAACTCGAGTCTGACAAGCATATCCCCTTTCCGTTCAGCGAGGTCTCCTTCGACTTTCAGCGCCTGGGTATCAATGAGCGCTATACCGATCAGCAGGACGTGCTGCTGGTGGCCTGTCGCAACCGAGACGTCAACCAGTTGACCGAGGCGCTGCTTCAAGCCGGCCTGACCCCCGCAGCGGTCGATGTCGAGACCTTCGCCATGGAGCGCGCCTTTAGCGAGCTCCAGCAGCAAATGGTGGCGAGCAGCGACGAGGAGTGCGTGGCGCTGGTCGATATCGGGGCCAACATGAACGCCTTCCATGTGCTCAAGGGCGGGCGCATCGTCTATAGCCGTGACACCGTCTTCGGCGGCCGGCGTCTGACCGATGAGATTGCCAGCCGCTACGAGCTTACCCTAGAAGAAGCGGGGCTTGCCAAGAAGCGCGGCGGATTGCCCGAGGATTACGCCGGGAGCGTCTTGATGCCCTTCATCGAGACGCTGGTCCAGCAGGTCGGGCGCTCTCTGCAGCTTTATTATACCGCGGGGCGCAAGGAAAAAGTGCATCGCTTGATGCTGGCCGGTGGGTCCAGCGTGATTCCCGGACTCAAGGAGCGTCTAGTCGAGGAAACCGGCATGGAGGTGCTGAATGCCAACCCGATTCGGCGCATGCAGGTCAACCCACGCATCAATGCCCAGACGCTGGCCAATGATGCGCCGGCCATGCTGACCGCCTGTGGACTTGCCATGAGGGGGCGCTGA
- a CDS encoding penicillin-binding protein 1A — protein MKLFKTLAASAIWITLSLSVSGVLALVGAALYFAPGLPDVRQLQDFELQTPLRIYTRDDKLIGEFGEERRLPVSYDEIPKDMIDALLSAEDAGFFEHPGVDPKGLLRAATELVASGGDIQSGGSTITMQVARNYLLTLDRTFTRKIREILLALQMEQVLSKEEILTLYVNKIFLGHRSYGIGAAAETYYGKPLSELSLAQTAMIAGLPKAPSNFNPLANPERSLIRRNWILYRMRELGHIDAERYETAVKAPITARRFATQLDVDADYVAEMARQFVVDHYDDAYTGGYKVTTTLDSQLQPLARQALTQGLIEYDTRHGWRGAEETDIPASLVEAQNRTQRSGLEEELSESEVRETARQAAERSQTQVSGIDGDVSNWLRVLERTPAYGPLEPAIVVKSEDREMRVLSRDGKAITLPWSGLEWADPYLSPYSRGRPPSSAGDIADRGSLVRILEQDDGSWRLSQLPAAEGSIIVQDPDSGAVLALQGGFSFASSKFNRATQAKRQPGSTFKPFIYLAALQQGGMTPATVINDAPVVMESNDGLWRPANSGGEFRGPTRLREALAQSRNLVTIRILRTMGLDSTIDFLTGFGFAKDQLPNGLSLALGSASLTPLTMTNAYSTLANGGFQVSPWFIKEVTRDGKVIEKAEPAVACRDCSPDAEHVERDGESYPLAQRVAEESSVYLLRSMLRDVIEHGTGRRALSLNRGDIVGKTGTTNDRRDAWFAGFNEELVTTVWVGKDNYDTIAEYGGQAALPIWMDFMGQALDGHAEKQPERPDNIVTARIDPATGQRLRDDQSGGIQEMFVAGKLPTLAPRSIDQELESQSGSQGTGSFDAIF, from the coding sequence ATGAAGCTATTCAAAACGCTTGCCGCATCGGCGATATGGATCACGCTATCCCTGAGCGTATCCGGCGTCCTGGCCTTGGTCGGCGCCGCCCTGTATTTCGCCCCTGGCCTTCCCGACGTGCGCCAATTGCAGGACTTCGAACTGCAGACCCCTCTGCGTATTTACACTCGCGACGACAAGCTGATCGGCGAATTCGGCGAGGAACGTCGTCTGCCAGTGAGCTATGACGAAATCCCCAAGGACATGATCGATGCCCTGCTCTCCGCAGAAGATGCCGGGTTCTTCGAGCATCCCGGCGTCGATCCCAAGGGGCTGCTGCGCGCCGCCACCGAGCTGGTCGCCAGCGGCGGCGACATTCAGTCCGGCGGTAGCACCATCACCATGCAGGTGGCCCGCAACTATCTGCTGACCCTTGATCGGACCTTTACCCGCAAGATTCGCGAGATCCTGCTGGCTCTGCAGATGGAACAGGTGCTGAGCAAGGAAGAGATTCTCACCCTCTACGTCAACAAGATCTTCCTCGGCCACCGCTCCTACGGCATCGGTGCCGCCGCCGAGACGTACTATGGCAAGCCGCTCTCCGAGCTGAGCCTGGCCCAGACCGCGATGATTGCCGGCCTGCCCAAGGCGCCCTCGAACTTCAACCCGTTGGCCAACCCCGAGCGCTCGCTGATCCGCCGCAACTGGATCCTCTATCGCATGCGCGAGCTTGGCCACATCGATGCCGAGCGCTACGAGACCGCCGTAAAGGCTCCGATCACCGCGCGTCGCTTCGCCACTCAGCTCGATGTCGACGCCGACTACGTGGCCGAAATGGCCCGCCAGTTCGTCGTCGATCACTATGACGACGCCTATACCGGCGGCTACAAGGTAACCACGACCCTCGACAGCCAACTGCAGCCGCTGGCCCGTCAGGCGCTGACCCAGGGACTGATCGAATACGATACCCGCCACGGCTGGCGAGGTGCCGAGGAAACCGACATCCCGGCAAGCCTGGTCGAAGCCCAGAATCGCACCCAGCGCAGCGGCCTCGAGGAAGAGCTATCTGAATCCGAGGTGCGCGAGACGGCTCGCCAAGCCGCCGAGCGCAGTCAGACTCAGGTCAGCGGTATCGACGGCGACGTCAGCAACTGGCTGCGAGTTCTCGAGCGCACGCCGGCCTATGGGCCTTTGGAACCGGCCATCGTGGTCAAGAGTGAGGACCGCGAGATGCGCGTGCTCAGCCGCGACGGCAAGGCCATCACCCTGCCCTGGAGTGGCCTCGAGTGGGCAGACCCCTACCTCAGCCCCTACAGCCGCGGGCGGCCGCCGAGCTCAGCAGGCGATATTGCCGATCGCGGCTCACTGGTCCGCATCCTCGAGCAGGACGATGGCAGCTGGCGTCTTTCTCAGCTTCCCGCCGCCGAGGGATCGATCATCGTTCAGGACCCTGACAGCGGTGCAGTACTAGCCCTGCAAGGCGGCTTCAGCTTTGCCTCCAGCAAGTTCAACCGAGCTACTCAGGCCAAGCGCCAGCCTGGCTCAACCTTCAAGCCGTTTATCTACCTGGCTGCCCTGCAGCAAGGCGGCATGACGCCGGCCACGGTGATCAACGACGCCCCGGTGGTCATGGAGTCCAATGACGGCCTGTGGCGGCCGGCCAACTCCGGCGGCGAGTTCCGCGGCCCCACCCGGCTACGCGAAGCGCTGGCGCAGTCACGCAACCTGGTGACCATCCGCATTCTGCGCACCATGGGGCTCGATAGCACCATCGATTTTCTGACCGGTTTCGGCTTCGCCAAGGACCAGTTGCCCAACGGGCTGTCACTAGCGCTGGGCAGCGCCAGCCTGACCCCCTTGACCATGACCAACGCCTATTCGACGCTAGCCAATGGTGGTTTTCAGGTCTCGCCCTGGTTCATCAAGGAAGTCACCCGCGATGGCAAGGTCATCGAGAAAGCCGAACCGGCGGTTGCATGCCGCGACTGTTCGCCAGACGCCGAGCACGTCGAGCGCGACGGCGAGAGCTATCCGCTGGCGCAGCGCGTCGCCGAGGAAAGCTCTGTCTATCTGCTGCGCAGCATGTTGCGTGACGTCATCGAGCACGGCACCGGCCGCCGCGCCCTGTCCCTCAACCGCGGCGATATCGTCGGCAAAACCGGCACCACCAACGACCGCCGCGATGCCTGGTTCGCCGGTTTCAATGAAGAGCTGGTGACCACCGTCTGGGTCGGCAAGGACAACTACGACACCATCGCCGAGTATGGCGGCCAGGCCGCCCTGCCCATCTGGATGGATTTCATGGGCCAGGCCCTGGATGGCCACGCCGAGAAGCAGCCCGAACGCCCGGATAACATCGTGACCGCGCGCATCGACCCGGCCACCGGCCAGCGACTGCGCGACGACCAGTCCGGCGGCATTCAGGAGATGTTCGTGGCCGGCAAGTTGCCGACGCTTGCGCCACGCAGCATCGACCAGGAGCTCGAATCACAGAGCGGCTCTCAGGGCACCGGCTCCTTTGACGCCATTTTCTGA
- a CDS encoding YdiY family protein — MAYPFYAPPKAKPDAPPLSGDAELGYTRLSGNTNSQTLIAKTRLAWLTGDWLHTLRLEARTVSEDEETEDEHYLASWRERYDLSGPHYLFGFTRWERERDSGYDRQLTAIGGYGRQLLDDPVHQLSLEAGPGYRDDRVEDQASQQLPVAYGAMDYRFTLSDTGYFEQQMSVETTSENTTVRSLSAITSKLTSRLALRLSHEIKHNSQPPDSAETRTDTTTSASLQLSW; from the coding sequence ATGGCTTATCCCTTTTACGCGCCGCCGAAAGCCAAGCCGGATGCACCGCCCCTCAGCGGCGATGCTGAACTGGGCTATACGCGCCTGAGCGGCAACACCAACAGCCAAACGCTGATCGCCAAGACACGGCTGGCCTGGCTCACCGGCGACTGGTTGCACACCCTTCGCCTGGAGGCCCGCACCGTCAGCGAAGACGAGGAAACCGAAGATGAGCACTACCTGGCCTCGTGGCGCGAACGCTACGACCTTAGCGGACCGCACTACCTGTTCGGCTTCACCCGCTGGGAGCGAGAGCGCGACAGCGGCTATGACCGTCAGCTGACCGCCATCGGCGGCTACGGGCGCCAGCTGCTCGATGACCCCGTTCATCAGCTGTCCCTGGAAGCCGGCCCCGGCTATCGCGATGACCGCGTCGAGGATCAGGCAAGCCAGCAGCTGCCGGTAGCCTATGGCGCCATGGACTATCGCTTCACCCTGTCCGACACCGGCTACTTTGAGCAGCAGATGTCGGTGGAAACCACCAGCGAGAACACCACCGTGCGCTCGCTGAGCGCCATCACCAGCAAGCTCACTTCACGTCTGGCACTGCGCCTGTCCCACGAGATCAAGCACAACTCTCAGCCTCCGGATAGCGCAGAAACACGCACCGACACCACCACCAGCGCCTCGCTGCAGCTGAGCTGGTAG
- a CDS encoding malic enzyme-like NAD(P)-binding protein — translation MTDPKQAALDYHSHPIPGKLSVELTKPTTSAKHLALAYSPGVAEPCREIAKDPENAYLYTGKGNLVAVVSDGSAILGLGNLGPLASKPVMEGKGVLFKKFAGINSVDIEVDAESPQAFIDTVARIANTWGGINLEDIKAPECFEIERALVERCSIPVFHDDQHGTAIVTAAGMLNALDIAGKSLDSARIVCLGAGAAAIACMKLLVACGARAENIFMLDRKGVIHSGREDLNQYKAMFATETERRTLGDAIDGADVFVGLSGPNLLSPELLKTMAPNPVVFACSNPDPEIHPADAKAARDDVIIATGRSDFPNQVNNVLGFPFIFRGALDVRATGINEEMKVAAVHALKDLAREPVTEEVLKAYDIDHLEFGRGYIIPTPMDSRLLDRVSSAVAQAAVDTGVARKPYPAHYPLTSVEGVYGD, via the coding sequence ATGACTGATCCGAAGCAAGCGGCACTGGATTACCACTCCCATCCGATTCCCGGCAAGCTGTCCGTTGAGCTGACCAAGCCGACGACCTCGGCGAAGCATTTGGCGCTGGCCTACAGCCCGGGCGTGGCGGAGCCCTGTCGTGAAATCGCCAAGGACCCGGAAAACGCCTATCTCTATACCGGTAAGGGCAACCTGGTAGCTGTGGTCTCCGATGGCTCGGCGATTCTCGGCCTGGGTAACCTGGGGCCGCTGGCCAGCAAGCCGGTGATGGAAGGCAAGGGCGTACTGTTCAAGAAGTTCGCCGGCATCAATTCGGTGGATATCGAGGTCGATGCCGAAAGTCCGCAGGCCTTTATCGATACCGTTGCGCGTATCGCCAATACCTGGGGGGGCATCAACCTCGAGGACATCAAGGCCCCGGAGTGCTTTGAGATTGAGCGGGCGTTGGTCGAGCGCTGCAGCATCCCGGTGTTCCATGACGATCAGCACGGCACGGCCATTGTCACGGCTGCGGGCATGCTCAACGCGCTGGATATCGCCGGCAAGTCACTGGACAGCGCCCGCATCGTCTGCCTGGGCGCCGGTGCGGCGGCTATCGCCTGCATGAAGCTGTTGGTCGCCTGCGGCGCGCGGGCCGAGAACATCTTCATGCTCGACCGCAAGGGCGTAATTCACAGCGGCCGCGAGGACCTCAATCAGTACAAGGCGATGTTCGCCACCGAGACCGAGCGTCGCACCCTGGGTGATGCCATCGATGGTGCCGATGTCTTCGTGGGCCTGTCCGGCCCCAACCTGCTGTCGCCTGAACTGCTCAAGACCATGGCCCCGAACCCGGTGGTCTTCGCCTGTTCCAACCCGGATCCGGAAATTCACCCTGCAGACGCCAAGGCCGCCCGCGACGATGTGATCATTGCCACCGGTCGCTCGGATTTCCCGAACCAGGTCAACAACGTGCTGGGCTTCCCGTTCATTTTCCGCGGCGCCCTCGACGTGCGTGCCACCGGGATCAACGAGGAAATGAAGGTCGCGGCGGTTCACGCTCTCAAGGACCTGGCCCGGGAGCCGGTCACCGAGGAGGTGCTCAAGGCTTACGACATCGATCACCTTGAGTTCGGTCGCGGCTACATCATCCCCACGCCGATGGATTCTCGTCTGCTGGACCGGGTGTCTTCGGCGGTCGCTCAGGCGGCGGTGGATACCGGCGTGGCGCGTAAGCCCTACCCGGCGCACTATCCGCTGACCAGCGTGGAAGGCGTCTACGGCGACTGA
- the rpmE gene encoding 50S ribosomal protein L31: MKQGIHPDYKKVSATCSCGATFEVGSTANHEFYLDVCSQCHPFYTGKQKQATTGGRVERFNKRFGAAVKRG; the protein is encoded by the coding sequence ATGAAACAAGGTATCCATCCCGATTACAAGAAGGTCTCCGCCACTTGCAGCTGCGGCGCGACCTTTGAAGTAGGTTCCACCGCGAACCATGAGTTCTATCTGGACGTTTGCTCGCAGTGCCACCCGTTCTACACCGGCAAGCAGAAGCAGGCGACCACCGGTGGCCGCGTCGAGCGCTTCAACAAGCGTTTCGGTGCTGCTGTCAAGCGCGGCTAA